One region of Ananas comosus cultivar F153 linkage group 9, ASM154086v1, whole genome shotgun sequence genomic DNA includes:
- the LOC109715603 gene encoding uncharacterized protein LOC109715603 gives MPCWWSAVWPGQAKSTARAAEAVALEMVRKRALRTASATTHNWKSSLAAISERSVLPPQHRVQEAAKKRRGGVEKRRIRSATSHTDGDYFRHYGVPIPPMAPSFPPTTFLF, from the exons ATGCCCTGCTGGTGGAGCGCCGTGTGGCCGGGCCAGGCTAAGAGCACGGCACGCGCGGCGGAGGCAGTGGCGCTGGAAATGGTGAGGAAGAGAGCGCTGCGCACAGCGTCGGCAACGACACATAATTGGAAGTCATCGCTTGCTGCAATCTCCGAGAGATCCGTCCTACCGCCGCAGCATCGTGTGCAGGAGGCggcgaagaagaggaggggCGGGGTGGAGAAGAGGAGGATTAGATCGGCGACGAGTCACACCGATGGCGACTATTTTCG GCATTATGGAGTCCCAATCCCACCAATGGCGCCGTCATTTCCTCCCACAACTTTCTTGTTCTAA
- the LOC109715600 gene encoding pentatricopeptide repeat-containing protein At4g18975, chloroplastic isoform X1, whose amino-acid sequence MAELGFHLGFRLAPSPSIATCSSATTFMSGRGRDMRRSSDRSIILKKPTRKEHHLWMKRDSTGSGQKALNLVNTVSKLPNDKEVIYGALDRWTAWETEFPVIAAAKALEILRRRSQWLRIIQVTKWLLNKGQVLTLGTYDTLLLAFNMEGRIDEAESIWNVVIQTHTRSVSKRLFSRMISMYDHHHLPEKILEVFADMEELGVNPDEDTARRIGRAFAKLGQVDKQKLVLEKYLSKWKYIHFNGERVRVQRTHHLVE is encoded by the exons ATGGCGGAGTTAGGGTTCCACCTCGGGTTTCGCCTCGCTCCCTCTCCTTCGATCGCCACTTGTTCCTCGGCAACGACGTTCATG AGCGGAAGGGGTCGAGATATGCGTCGGTCAAGCGATCGATCAAT AATATTAAAGAAGCCAACCAGAAAAGAGCACCATTTATGGATGAAGAGAGATTCAACTGGGTCTGGGCAAAAGGCCCTCAATCTTGTAAATACA GTTTCAAAACTTCCAAATGACAAAGAAGTCATCTATGGAGCATTGGATAGGTGGACTGCTTGGGAGACTGAGTTTCCAGTTATTGCTGCTGCAAAAGCTTTAGAAATCTTGAGAAGACGAAGTCAATGGTTGCGGATCATCCAG GTTACTAAGTGGTTGTTGAACAAAGGCCAAGTACTCACATTGGGAACATATGATACACTGCTACTAGCCTTCAATATGGAAGGGAGGATAGATGAGGCTGAGTCTATTTGGAACGTAGTTATACAAACTCATACACGTTCGGTTTCAAAAAGGTTGTTCTCTCGCATGATCTCCATGTATGATCATCATCATCTACCAGAAAAAATATTGGAG GTATTTGCGGACATGGAGGAGCTCGGCGTGAACCCCGATGAGGACACCGCGAGGAGGATCGGGAGAGCTTTTGCGAAGCTAGGGCAGGTCGACAAGCAGAAGCTGGTGCTAGAGAAGTATTTAAGCAAATGGAAGTACATCCATTTTAATGGGGAACGCGTTCGCGTGCAGAGAACACACCATTTGGTTGAGTAG
- the LOC109715600 gene encoding pentatricopeptide repeat-containing protein At4g18975, chloroplastic isoform X2 — MRRSSDRSIILKKPTRKEHHLWMKRDSTGSGQKALNLVNTVSKLPNDKEVIYGALDRWTAWETEFPVIAAAKALEILRRRSQWLRIIQVTKWLLNKGQVLTLGTYDTLLLAFNMEGRIDEAESIWNVVIQTHTRSVSKRLFSRMISMYDHHHLPEKILEVFADMEELGVNPDEDTARRIGRAFAKLGQVDKQKLVLEKYLSKWKYIHFNGERVRVQRTHHLVE, encoded by the exons ATGCGTCGGTCAAGCGATCGATCAAT AATATTAAAGAAGCCAACCAGAAAAGAGCACCATTTATGGATGAAGAGAGATTCAACTGGGTCTGGGCAAAAGGCCCTCAATCTTGTAAATACA GTTTCAAAACTTCCAAATGACAAAGAAGTCATCTATGGAGCATTGGATAGGTGGACTGCTTGGGAGACTGAGTTTCCAGTTATTGCTGCTGCAAAAGCTTTAGAAATCTTGAGAAGACGAAGTCAATGGTTGCGGATCATCCAG GTTACTAAGTGGTTGTTGAACAAAGGCCAAGTACTCACATTGGGAACATATGATACACTGCTACTAGCCTTCAATATGGAAGGGAGGATAGATGAGGCTGAGTCTATTTGGAACGTAGTTATACAAACTCATACACGTTCGGTTTCAAAAAGGTTGTTCTCTCGCATGATCTCCATGTATGATCATCATCATCTACCAGAAAAAATATTGGAG GTATTTGCGGACATGGAGGAGCTCGGCGTGAACCCCGATGAGGACACCGCGAGGAGGATCGGGAGAGCTTTTGCGAAGCTAGGGCAGGTCGACAAGCAGAAGCTGGTGCTAGAGAAGTATTTAAGCAAATGGAAGTACATCCATTTTAATGGGGAACGCGTTCGCGTGCAGAGAACACACCATTTGGTTGAGTAG
- the LOC109715600 gene encoding pentatricopeptide repeat-containing protein At4g18975, chloroplastic isoform X3 has product MAELGFHLGFRLAPSPSIATCSSATTFMSGRGRDMRRSSDRSIILKKPTRKEHHLWMKRDSTGSGQKALNLVNTVSKLPNDKEVIYGALDRWTAWETEFPVIAAAKALEILRRRSQWLRIIQVTKWLLNKGQVLTLGTYDTLLLAFNMEGRIDEAESIWNVVIQTHTRSVSKRLFSRMISMYDHHHLPEKILERQISGICGHGGARREPR; this is encoded by the exons ATGGCGGAGTTAGGGTTCCACCTCGGGTTTCGCCTCGCTCCCTCTCCTTCGATCGCCACTTGTTCCTCGGCAACGACGTTCATG AGCGGAAGGGGTCGAGATATGCGTCGGTCAAGCGATCGATCAAT AATATTAAAGAAGCCAACCAGAAAAGAGCACCATTTATGGATGAAGAGAGATTCAACTGGGTCTGGGCAAAAGGCCCTCAATCTTGTAAATACA GTTTCAAAACTTCCAAATGACAAAGAAGTCATCTATGGAGCATTGGATAGGTGGACTGCTTGGGAGACTGAGTTTCCAGTTATTGCTGCTGCAAAAGCTTTAGAAATCTTGAGAAGACGAAGTCAATGGTTGCGGATCATCCAG GTTACTAAGTGGTTGTTGAACAAAGGCCAAGTACTCACATTGGGAACATATGATACACTGCTACTAGCCTTCAATATGGAAGGGAGGATAGATGAGGCTGAGTCTATTTGGAACGTAGTTATACAAACTCATACACGTTCGGTTTCAAAAAGGTTGTTCTCTCGCATGATCTCCATGTATGATCATCATCATCTACCAGAAAAAATATTGGAG CGGCAAATTTCAGGTATTTGCGGACATGGAGGAGCTCGGCGTGAACCCCGATGA